The following DNA comes from Enterocloster bolteae.
TATATGCAGTTTGTAAATGTGCAAATGATATAGACGCATTTCGTTATCGGTTTGTTGATGGACAGATTGTTTTGTTTGACAAGATAGATACTGCATTTACCTATCTAAATCAAGAAACCGAATTGTTCAAAGTGGTTAATGTCCCCATGATAGACGATTTAAAAGAATACTGTGAGTTTGCAGAAACGATAGCAAAGGAGCAAAAAGAATATTTTACAGGTCCATTAGGAAATGATGTTTTTCAATGTTCTCCTATGCCGTGGGTCACCTACACGCATATTTCTCATACCAATTCCGGGAAAAAGGATAATGCAACCCCTCTGTTTGATTGGGGAAAATTTTATGAGAAGAATGGGAAAATTGTCATTCCAATATCAGTACAGGCACATCATTCCTTTGTTGACGGCATACATATTGGGAAATTTGTAGATAAGCTTCAAAGGTTTTTCGATAGATGTTAGATTCCAATTTGATAAGGTATCTGAGTGGAAAAAAATATATTCTTTTTTTCATATGATGCATTTGGGCCGTTATTAATTTATGTTTGGCTGTATACATATGGTTTTCAAAAAAGCAATTGGTTTCTGGGGAAATAAGAAAATGTTTGAGGTGA
Coding sequences within:
- a CDS encoding CatA-like O-acetyltransferase gives rise to the protein MANKYKVIDEKTWNRAMHCMIFRNSVEPAFCVTFEADITRFKRVVKEQGVSFTLAMVYAVCKCANDIDAFRYRFVDGQIVLFDKIDTAFTYLNQETELFKVVNVPMIDDLKEYCEFAETIAKEQKEYFTGPLGNDVFQCSPMPWVTYTHISHTNSGKKDNATPLFDWGKFYEKNGKIVIPISVQAHHSFVDGIHIGKFVDKLQRFFDRC